A window from Podospora bellae-mahoneyi strain CBS 112042 chromosome 1 map unlocalized CBS112042p_1, whole genome shotgun sequence encodes these proteins:
- the cyp3 gene encoding Peptidyl-prolyl cis-trans isomerase-like 1 (COG:O; EggNog:ENOG503P1UU) produces the protein MPPTVLPASGNPLVFFDITLGGEPLGRITFELFANVVPRTAENFRQFCTGEHKNNQNRPQGYKGSKFHRIIPNFMCQGGDFLNGDGTGSTCIYGTKSFADENFTLKHDKAGLLSMANAGPNTNGSQFFITTVPTPFLDNKHVVFGQVVDGMDVVKKMENTKTGYKGKDVPNLDVVIAQCGEM, from the exons ATGCCGCCTACTGTACTCCCAGCGTCGGGGAATCCCCT CGTCTTCTTCGACATCACTCTTGGCG GTGAACCCCTCGGCCGCATCACCTTCGAACTCTTTGCCAATGTGGTCCCCAGGACAGCCGAGAACTTCCGCCAGTTCTGCACCGGCGAGCACAAGAACAACCAAAACCGACCCCAGGGCTACAAGGGCTCCAAGTTCCACAGAATCATCCCCAATTTCATGTGCCAGGGCGGTGACTTCCTCAATGGGGATGGCACCGGGTCGACGTGTATCTACGGGACCAAGTCCTTTGCGGATGAGAATTTTACGCTGAAGCATGATAAGGCTGGGTTGTTGAGTATGGCT AACGCAGGGCCAAATACAAACGGCAGCCAGTTCTTCATCACGACGGTGCCAACGCCATTTTTGGACAACAAGCATGTGGTGtttgggcaggtggtggatggcATGGATGTGGTCAAGAAAATGGAGAATACGAAAACGGGATACAAGGGGAAGGATGTGCCGAATTTGGACGTGGTTATCGCTCAGTGTGGAGAGATGTAG
- the MRD1 gene encoding Multiple RNA-binding domain-containing protein 1 (COG:A; EggNog:ENOG503NU06) yields the protein MESSRIFVKNLPPSISEADFRKHFSLQGREVTDVKLIPNRRIGFVGYKSHEDASKAVKYFNKSFIRMSRIGVDLAKPIEAAIPRSATQAAHVPSRDATKASSLVKSDAEPSEDDPSSKKRKRDVVDEADPKLQEFLEVMGHPTKKAKDGEALGSGAFESEAADAIPSALIEGGESDDEYEDIPVRPKRPIEEAPTSALPVATPVAAIIPPTPSQQAEDVAREVPQVPAEATDDDWLRSRTNRLLDLVDPDDPGFPAQSAGAMPATTQTPLPEAQVQETQEPGFAAGSGEKPVVARTPEDAVKLIQKTARLFLRNLSYTVTEDNVRDHFSQFGELEEVHVPLDNQGQSKGFAMIRYASPEAALSAFQTDGTVFQGRIIHILPAAAKRENKLDEYAISKLPLKKQQLLKKKAEAASSTFNWNSLFMSQDAVNTAVAERLGVSKHELLDPTDASAAVKQAIAETTIIQEAKAYFATHGVNIEAFKSQQRGDTSILVKNIKNATIEEIRTLFEEHGSVLRVLMPPSGTIAIVQFAQPAHCRAAFAKKAYSRFKDGVLYLEKGPKGLFVDNLAQPADRPAGVQKVSASYLLERDDGEDQPETASLFVRNLNFSTTTEGLTNAFKPLDGFVSAQVKTKTDPKKPGQVLSMGFGFCAFRTKEQAQAAQKAMDGHVLDGHKLLVKASHRGLDAAEERRREDLAKKANAQRTKVVIKNLPFEASKKDVRALFSNYGKLVALRIPKKFNHSSRGFAFAEFSTGKEALNAITALKDTHFLGRRLVLDFAEAEDLDAEEQIEAMEKKMRGQVSKVALQQLTGTGRSKVNFGDNPEDEA from the exons ATGGAGTCGTCAAGAATCTTCGTCAAGAACCTACCGCCGTCCATCTCCGAGGCTGACTTTCGCAAACACTTCTCGCTTCAGGGACGAGAGGTCACCGATGTCAAGCTCATCCCCAACCGCCGCATCGGGTTTGTTGGTTACAAGTCTCATGAAGATGCATCCAAAGCCGTAAAGTACTTCAACAAGTCCTTTATTCGCATGTCCAGGATCGGCGTCGATCTGGCCAAACCT ATTGAAGCCGCCATCCCAAGATCAGCCACACAAGCTGCTCATGTCCCGAGCCGTGATGCAACCAAGGCAAGCTCTCTCGTCAAGTCTGACGCAGAGCCAAGCGAGGATGACCCTAGCtcaaagaagaggaagcggGACGTCGTTGACGAGGCTGACCCCAAGCTTCAGGAGTTTCTTGAGGTGATGGGTCATCCCACCAAGAAGGCTAAGGACGGAGAAGCCCTAGGGAGTGGCGCATTCGAGTCAGAAGCGGCCGATGCTATCCCCTCGGCTCTcatcgagggtggtgagagtgaCGATGAGTACGAGGACATCCCAGTGAGGCCCAAACGGCCAATCGAGGAGGCACCTACCTCGGCTCTACCTGTTGCCACCCCTGTCGCAGCTATCATCCCCCCCACACCATCCCAACAAGCCGAGGACGTTGCAAGGGAAGTGCCGCAGGTACCCGCTGAAGCCACTGATGATGACTGGCTTCGGTCGAGAACGAACCGTCTGCTGGACCTTGTGGACCCGGATGACCCCGGGTTTCCAGCACAGTCTGCTGGTGCAATGCCTGCCACCACTCAAACACCTCTGCCAGAGGCCCAAGTCCAAGAAACCCAGGAACCGGGTTTTGCTGCCGGGTCTGGTGAGAAACCTGTTGTGGCTCGCACACCTGAGGATGCTGTGAAGTTGATCCAGAAGACAGCTCGTCTGTTTTTGCGGAATCTCAGCTACACGGTAACGGAGGACAATGTGAGGGACCACTTTAGCCAGTTTGGGGAACTTGAAGAG GTTCATGTTCCGCTGGATAATCAGGGCCAAAGCAAAGGCTTTGCTATGATTCGTTATGCCAGTCCTGAGGCGGCGCTTTCCGCATTCCAGACAGACGGCACCGTCTTCCAGGGCCgcatcatccacatccttcccgctgctgccaaaAGGGAGAACAAGCTTGATGAATACGCAATCTCGAAGCTCCCTTTGAAGAAGCAACagctgctcaagaagaaggctgaagCTGCCTCCAGTACCTTCAACTGGAATTCGCTTTTTATGAGCCAAGATGCCGTCAACACCGCCGTAGCTGAACGCCTGGGTGTGTCCAAGCATGAGCTCCTGGACCCCACCGACGCGTCTGCCGCTGTGAAACAGGCAATCGCTgagaccaccatcatccaggaggccaaggctTACTTTGCAACTCATGGTGTGAACATCGAGGCCTTCAAGTCTCAGCAGCGAGGTGACACGTCAATTCTGGTCAAGAACATCAAGAACGCCACCATCGAGGAGATCAGAACCCTCTTCGAGGAGCATGGCTCCGTCCTCCGTGTGCTTATGCCCCCAAGCGGGACGATTGCCATTGTCCAGTTCGCGCAACCAGCACACTGCAGGGCAGCTTTTGCCAAGAAAGCATACTCTAGATTCAAGGACGGCGTGCTGTACCTCGAGAAAGGCCCGAAAGGGCTCTTCGTCGACAATCTGGCCCAGCCCGCAGATCGTCCTGCCGGTGTTCAGAAGGTGTCAGCTTCTTACCTGCTGGAACGCGATGACGGTGAGGATCAGCCAGAGACGGCCTCTCTATTCGTCCGCAACCTGaacttctccaccaccaccgaaggATTAACAAATGCGTTCAAGCCCTTGGATGGATTTGTGAGTGCGCAGGTGAAGACCAAGACCGATCCCAAGAAACCAGGTCAGGTGTTGAGCATGGGCTTTGGCTTCTGCGCCTTCAGGACCAAGGAGCAGGCCCAGGCTGCACAAAAGGCTATGGATGGCCATGTGCTTGACGGACACAAGCTTCTGGTCAAGGCTTCCCACAGGGGTCTGGACGCCGCCgaagagaggaggcgggaggatctggccaagaaggcgaaTGCTCAACGCACAAAGGTGGTCATCAAGAACCTTCCGTTCGAAGCGTCCAAGAAGGACGTGCGCGCACTCTTCAGCAACTATGGAAAGCTGGTTGCTCTCCGTATTCCCAAGAAGTTCAACCACTCTTCGCGCGGTTTTGCTTTTGCCGAGTTCTCCACTGGCAAGGAGGCGCTCAACGCGATCACTGCACTTAAAGACACGCATTTTCTCGGGAGAAGACTTGTGCTTGACTTTGCTGAAGCTGAGGATCTTGATGCTGAGGAACAGATCGAGGccatggagaagaagatgcgTGGCCAGGTTAGCAAGGTTGCCCTTCAGCAACTCACTGGGACAGGGAGGAGCAAGGTCAATTTTGGAGATAATCCTGAAGACGAGGCATGA
- a CDS encoding uncharacterized protein (EggNog:ENOG503P3RJ; COG:K) gives MRLPVLPSQCYSTSPDDGVEGRRGTSASRQPLRESTGNAQYSHMAWYSEQIRQLGAASGLASMSPSIPTPPIVPTQSFGPDYGSSTPSVYGRQQQRHHCQGHRVTNFRRRQFEENPLIPLLPAAFQNYRKKQADKTDQKWTDVLEWGFIDALLLIPQMKRKKYTMKQTQFGRNMLIGEYLWIYYLQTLPPGTEAECNLVRHRKQVSSHIQVLKQFFANHRCFHFFFNSRNDEKDKDSIETISLKNNPVLIALSEDRLPDERPNYEYFADILALNEQVTVRPKRCWIFVSHQGVSVREDGSGFLPSTGDKLDENEYPHLTRNLERETWLKEEQQIFKGALLHEFTKEMQQIESTSVNDLGRKWETSFPELHQRLQGICDSTTDQRCTILHMNVTLELKEKRRFPSQSELNSWVEINIEQPRLLSHRWKVHTRLVRPAELSYSHENASPETMYETSAEIAIQYQHRPGCEGPRPDGRAHCDCIAQRHHRDSVTVPFPADIWASTLTNCAEYPAHSFSDAGKNGKRSKDLNVKVEEEGEEGGKPNRRSKPLTQMDLVPKIAMMQEIWSCPPDAPHYGPEPQGNGSRSQRWTRRAVIVWTFKTIHSEVDGKLNTAQSGRTEWRYLTILDPMSEEHQQKAIISGSRKNSAVSDYADGYSSNHVRPVSRDVVMSPSPTYQQHLTASMSENFSSAWDTPTGLNPLSTSATQAYSAHLMAPSQSHVSAMPGYSPLDSFSSHRGLATPPPSASLTTSFTHNFDTTSTQPDLMPNYMSTHSVTTTTAGLDTDSALNTLAAVIDPFLTNGNSSFGYDQSHWSTSNTLTSSSNVWSQPYQSAASTYTHSPLAPWPNHTQPTPSHRGSLYDKTHSHVQSQPWISTAVAGGVTTTADDHDLWTPATSTHTPLTTTAPVLDSDPITAGQHESQDTTDWNQVTTGNGTNGNSQETGEEELGQSWEEILPPIPLNLTAPGTQPEAVNSPTTAGDTAAQRSEKAPAAMEMPVMGGHTNGNGAVVGEERKSLKRRHEEGDEGGDLDSGEWRRKSFRQC, from the exons ATGAGGCTTCCAGTCCTTCCCTCACAATGCTATTCTACGTCGCCCGACGATGGGGTTGAGGGCCGCCGTGGAACTTCGGCTTCACGACAGCCGCTTCGAGAGTCGACCGGGAATGCTCAATACTCACACATGGCCTGGTACTCGGAACAAATTCGCCAGCTGGGTGCTGCCAGCGGTCTTGCTTCCATGTCTCCATCAATACCAACTCCGCCTATTGTACCGACGCAGTCTTTTGGCCCAGACTATGGCTCATCAACACCGTCGGTCTACGGCAGACAGCAACAGCGGCATCACTGCCAGGGGCACCGGGTAACCAATTTCAGGAGAAGGCAGTTCGAAGAGAACCCGTTGATTCCGCTGCTCCCGGCAGCCTTTCAGAACTACAGGAAGAAGCAGGCCGACAAGACAGACCAGAAGTGGACCGATGTGTTGGAATGGGGCTTCATTGACG CACTGCTGCTTATCCCCCAGATGAAGCGCAAGAAATATACCATGAAGCAGACACAGTTTGGGCGGAACATGCTGATCGGGGAGTATCTTTGGATCTACTACCTGCAGACCTTACCGCCAGGGACCGAGGCAGAATGCAACCTTGTGAGGCACCGAAAGCAAGTGTCAAGCCACATCCAAGTGCTGAAACAGTTCTTCGCAAATCACCGTTGTT TCCActttttcttcaacagccGCAACGATgaaaaggacaaggacagcaTCGAGACGATTTCCCTGAAGAACAACCCCGTCTTGATTGCCCTGTCCGAAGACCGACTCCCTGACGAACGGCCAAACTATGAGTACTTTGCCGACATCCTTGCATTGAATGAACAGGTGACTGTCCGACCCAAACGATGCTGGATTTTTGTGTCACACCAGGGCGTTTCGGTGAGGGAAGATGGATCTGGCTTTCTCCCTTCCACTGGCGACAAGCTCGATGAGAACGAGTATCCCCACCTCACGCGCAACCTCGAGAGGGAGACGTGGCTTAAGGAAGAGCAGCAGATCTTCAAGGGCGCTCTGCTTCACGAGTTCACCAAGGAGATGCAGCAGATTGAGTCGACCAGCGTTAACGACCTCGGGCGGAAATGGGAGACTTCGTTTCCGGAACTGCATCAGAGACTACAGGGCATCTGCGATTCGACCACAGATCAGCGGTGCACCATTCTGCACATGAATGTCACCcttgagctcaaggagaagcggCGGTTTCCAAGCCAGTCGGAGCTCAACTCCTGGGTGGAAATCAACATTGAGCAGCCACGTCTACTGAGCCATCGGTGGAAGGTGCACACGCGCTTGGTGAGGCCAGCGGAGCTGAGCTACTCACACGAGAACGCGAGCCCAGAGACCATGTACGAGACTTCGGCAGAGATCGCTATCCAATATCAGCACCGCCCAGGGTGTGAAGGTCCTCGACCTGATGGGCGGGCTCACTGTGACTGCATCGCTCAGCGACATCACCGTGACTCTGTCACTGTCCCCTTTCCAGCTGATATCTGGGCCAGCACACTGACGAACTGTGCTGAATATCCAGCCCATTCCTTCAGCGACGCCGGCAAGAATGGAAAGCGAAGCAAGGACCTCAACgtcaaggtcgaggaggagggggaggaaggaggcaaGCCCAACCGCCGAAGCAAGCCGCTCACACAGATGGATCTTGTGCCCAAGATTGCCATGATGCAGGAGATCTGGTCATGTCCCCCTGATGCCCCACACTATGGCCCCGAGCCTCAAGGGAACGGCTCAAGATCCCAGCGATGGACTCGACGAGCAGTGATTGTATGGACTTTCAAGACGATCCACAGCGAGGTAGATGGCAAACTCAACACCGCGCAGAGCGGCAGGACAGAGTGGCGCTatctcaccatcctcgacccAATGAGCGAGGAGCACCAACAAAAGGCCATCATCAGTGGCAGCAGGAAGAACTCTGCTGTGTCTGACTATGCGGATGGATATTCATCCAACCACGTCCGTCCTGTCTCCCGGGATGTGGTCATGTCCCCCAGTCCCACATACCAGCAGCACTTGACCGCGAGCATGAGCGAGAACTTTTCGTCAGCATGGGATACTCCCACCGGGCtcaaccccctttccacGTCAGCCACGCAAGCCTATAGCGCTCATCTCATGGCGCCCAGTCAGTCCCATGTGTCAGCCATGCCCGGCTACAGCCCCCTCGACAGCTTCAGCAGCCACCGCGGTCtcgccacccctcccccaagtgcatccctcaccacatcTTTCACTCACAACTTTGACACCACATCTACCCAACCTGACCTCATGCCAAATTACATGTCCACCCACTCCGTCACCACAACAACTGCCGGACTGGACACCGACTCGGCactcaacaccctcgccgccgtgATAGACCCGTTCCTCACAAACGGCAACTCCTCCTTTGGGTATGACCAATCCCACTGGTCAACCTCCAATACCTTGACCAGCTCAAGTAACGTCTGGTCCCAGCCTTATCaatcagcagcatcaacatacacccactcccccttgGCCCCCTGGCCAAAccacacccaacccaccccatcccacAGGGGAAGTCTCTATGATAAAACCCACAGCCATGTGCAATCCCAGCCCTGGATCTCCACCGCTGTTGCGGGGggtgtcaccaccacagccgacgaccacgacctcTGGACCCCAGCCACGTCCACGCACACTCCCTTGACGACCACCGCGCCGGTTTTGGATTCTGATCCCATCACAGCTGGGCAGCATGAATCTCAGGACACGACGGACTGGAACCAGGTTACTACTGGTAACGGCACCAACGGCAACTCCCAGGAGacaggggaggaggaactgGGGCAGAGCTGGGAGGAGATTTTGCCGCCTATTCCGCTCAACTTGACCGCCCCGGGCACTCAGCCCGAGGCGGTAAACTCTCCGACGACGGCAGGGGATACAGCGGCGCAGAGGTCGGAGAAGGCCCCTGCTGCTATGGAGATGCCGGTGATGGGTGGCCATACTAACGGCAATGGGGcggtggttggtgaagagaggaagagccTGAAGAGGAGacatgaggagggggatgaggggggggatttggATTCGGGtgagtggaggaggaagagttttAGGCAGTGTTGA
- a CDS encoding uncharacterized protein (EggNog:ENOG503NWWK; COG:S), with protein sequence MVFNVPDGGLSLDSSARAMAGLPAQAFGITLSNSVIEDMIACVQNGGDIELSLGSNPAFLFSDHEVKIPNSPDSYDYDLYYSDAVSPRSLKKLPNPAMGVFKPPRVSRPAAKKLASKAPVQKTSSSNTTPISSNEADDAIANLKSSLARKEAEKNTAVVVSGLMNSKGKVKPPNRLLDNASPRSLPPSPALSGVRSPSLAPGGSALDQVKQHTFPIIHQLAVSEQSFEDLFAQWSEGSEDEFRVALDKVADFDNNIQKWTLRKRYWKELDVFEYDYAKEEDRQTAINNAVKQFDRMRVGVTDPIWQKLLPVAERGKGICLSKLQANFAKGPTVPKPKPDGANGSGSEREDAAVLKKGKGGEPMSRSSSQASAAGKKKPSASEAQAKRLTSTTKKTAPAKASTKASPTKPQAKAAASKGGRGPLSEEFVKDSDSEEEPLAKSKAVAAVAPRPVKAAPAPAVKSKAAAAAKTVPKETEKDTIRAEVVAKPTKATKPAAKRPRDADEDDSSSSGTPLSKRVKAGSKAPTTGANSTKPRTVSDASQNGRPSSSAPKAKNTSPTKSSPLATPPQNASEVEQERLARARSAEREREREQAQIQALKRDRERERERERERVEKERERERNRERAEKERERGRGERARELGRDRPRAREPSRDTIISSASSNADSTIGVPVVGRKRPAPVDSYSENHHHAAKRMRVSAEVLTKAQEFKQAYQRYLQLHEELNGWDSPPESKLHDFVEMHDRLQRMKRAIYQDVGEG encoded by the exons ATGGTGTTCAACGTGCCCGATGGTGGCCTGTCGCTGGATAGCTCAGCCAGGGCCATGGCTGGGCTTCCGGCGCAGGCCTTCGGAATTACTTTGAGCAATAGTGTCATCGAAGACATGATTGCTTGTGTTCAAAATGGAGGGGATATTGAGCTATCGTTGGGGTCCAATCCG GCTTTTCTCTTCAGCGATCATGAAGTCAAAATTCCAAACTCTCCCGATTCTTACGATTACGATCTGTACTATTCCGACGCAGTTTCTCCAAGATCGCTCAAGAAGCTACCAAATCCTGCAATGGGTGTCTTCAAGCCCCCACGGGTCTCTAGACCTGCCGCCAAGAAGCTGGCTTCGAAAGCTCCAGTCCAAAAGACAAGCTCCAGCAATACGACTCCAATTTCAAGCAACGAGGCCGACGATGCTATTGCCAACCTCAAAAGCTCACTGGCCCGGAAGGAAGCAGAGAAGAATAC TGCTGTCGTGGTCAGTGGGTTGATGAACTCGAAAGGCAAGGTCAAACCCCCAAACCGGTTGCTCGACAACGCATCCCCCAGGTCTCTTCCGCCAAGTCCTGCGCTCAGCGGAGTTCGATCACCCTCTCTCGCACCAGGCGGCTCTGCCCTTGATCAAGTCAAGCAACATACATTCCCAATCATTCACCAGTTGGCCGTATCGGAGCAGAGCTTCGAGGACCTTTTTGCGCAGTGGAGTGAGGGCAGCGAAGACGAGTTCAGAGTCGCGCTGGACAAGGTTGCCGATTtcgacaacaacatccaGAAATGGACTCTGAGAAAGCGATACTGGAAGGAACTGGACGTCTTCGAGTACGATTAtgccaaggaggaagacCGACAAACAGCCATCAACAATGCGGTGAAGCAGTTCGATCGTATGCGAGTTGGAGTTACCGACCCTATCTGGCAAAAGCTTCTACCGGTGGCGGAGCGCGGAAAGGGGATATGCCTGAGCAAACTGCAAGCCAATTTCGCCAAAGGCCCGACAGTCCCGAAACCAAAGCCGGACGGAGCCAACGGAAGCGGATCAGAGAGAGAGGACGCTGCGGTCTtgaagaaaggaaaagggggcgagCCCATGTCAAGATCAAGCTCCCAAGCTTCAGCTgctggcaagaagaagccctcgGCATCGGAGGCCCAAGCGAAGCGTCTCACATCCACTACCAAGAAGACCGCACCCGCCAAAGCATCGACGAAAGCATCTCCGACCAAGCCTCAAGCCAAGGCGGCAGCCAGCAAGGGCGGGCGCGGACCTCTTTCCGAAGAATTTGTGAAGGACTCggacagcgaggaggagcctTTGGCTAAATCCAAAGCTGTAGCTGCCGTAGCTCCCAGGCCAGTCAAGGCTGCTCCTGCCCCGGCCGTGAAGTCAAAGGCggccgccgctgccaagACGGTACCCAAGGAAACCGAGAAGGACACCATCCGAGCCGAAGTTGTCGCAAAGCCAACCAAGGCCACCAAGCCTGCGGCGAAGCGACCGCGCGAtgccgacgaggacgacagcTCGAGCTCAGGTACGCCGCTCAGCAAGCGCGTCAAGGCCGGCAGCAAGGCACCCACCACGGGTGCCAACTCGACGAAGCCACGGACCGTTTCGGACGCCAGCCAGAACGGTCGTCCAAGCTCCTCGGCGCCCAAGGCGAAGAACACTTCGCCGACCAAATCGTCGCCTCTGGCGACCCCACCACAGAATGCGTCCGAGGTGGAACAGGAGCGCCTGGCTCGTGCCAGGTCCGCCGAGCGAGAAAGGGAGCGCGAGCAAGCGCAAATCCAGGCGCTGAAGAGGGACCGGGAGCGCGAGCGGGAACGTGAACGCGAACGGGTCGAGAAGGAACGGGAACGCGAGCGCAACCGCGAGAGGGCCGAAAAGGAGCGTGAGCGTGGCCGCGGCGAGAGAGCCAGAGAGCTGGGACGAGACCGGCCTCGGGCCCGCGAGCCGAGCCGggacaccatcatcagcagtGCCAGCAGCAATGCTGACAGCACGATTGGCGTCCCGGTTGTTGGCAGGAAGAGGCCGGCGCCGGTGGACTCCTACTCGgagaaccaccaccatgcgGCGAAGCGGATGCGGGTGTCGGCCGAGGTGCTGACCAAGGCACAGGAGTTCAAGCAGGCGTACCAGCGGTACTTGCAGCTGCATGAGGAGCTCAACGGGTGGGATTCCCCGCCAGAGTCGAAACTGCACGATTTTGTCGAGATGCACGATCGGTTGcagaggatgaagagggctATTTATCaggatgttggggagggttga
- a CDS encoding uncharacterized protein (EggNog:ENOG503P0NX), with translation MRLTSPRSGLLTAALLALFETAKGHSWPESTRRIATNGTFIGEEGFDRAHIDRENPREQFDYLLPPNGLSTGKLIMHDHPIVRKSQGPLGSSSYSEKFPMLKVAPGDFVSIFYLENGHVTRADGANPNKPINRGTIYLYGTYENDLSKTTLTDVLHTWTADGKGGNGKGRLLATRNYDDGQCHEPIPATGDPEGISRYRKDQITQSEALRCQSDLQIPLDAKPGDVLTVLWIWDWPDMNKPGAAVPPASFHANSSDFGEYFVTVPEIYTGVVDYKIVDPCDDSLGAVKGPTCSKGGKSSSPFSGILNSKKRFRNRVKFDSKQPAEFRGIQRQMVQPFMVKVPQAGFGGSNRSAAKFFPGTREGRVSVDKANIPLAGLIGKETKPPVPFSMEILDGQRRYLEEEAVPEDDDDEEEEEENDGPAPPTSTVAPTQTQTTPTSSPTVPTPTDGADSSSIAPKPTEGTETIAPGPSSSLETSTTSPKPTDGAGSNPGREDGVFYVTVTVPTSFVTVTVPKTATASTATATATVSQEV, from the coding sequence ATGAGGTTAACATCGCCAAGAAGCGGTCTCTTGACCGCAGcactcctcgccctcttcgaGACAGCAAAAGGCCACTCCTGGCCAGAATCGACCCGTCGTATCGCTACTAACGGTACCTTCAtcggcgaggagggctttGACAGAGCTCATATTGATCGGGAGAACCCCAGAGAGCAATTCGATTacctccttcccccaaaTGGCTTATCGACGGGAAAGCTCATTATGCACGACCACCCCATCGTCAGGAAAAGTCAAGGCCCACTCGGCAGCTCAAGCTATTCTGAAAAGTTTCCTATGCTCAAGGTAGCTCCTGGTGACTTTGTCTCCATCTTTTACCTCGAGAACGGCCACGTCACCAGAGCTGATggcgccaaccccaacaagccTATCAACCGCGGCACTATCTACCTCTATGGCACATACGAGAACGATCTTTCCAAAACAACCCTGACCGATGTCCTCCACACCTGGACCGCCGATGGCAAAGGTGGTAACGGAAAGGGCCGTCTTCTCGCCACCCGCAACTACGACGACGGCCAGTGCCACGAGCCTATTCCAGCTACTGGCGATCCGGAAGGCATTTCCAGGTACCGCAAGGACCAAATCACCCAGTCCGAGGCCCTGAGATGCCAGTCCGACCTTCAAATCCCCCTCGACGCCAAGCCGGGCGATGTTCTCACTGTGCTCTGGATCTGGGACTGGCCCGACATGAACAAGCCCGGCGCTGCCGTCCCCCCAGCTAGCTTCCACGCCAATTCTTCCGACTTTGGAGAGTACTTTGTCACCGTTCCCGAGATCTACACCGGCGTCGTCGACTACAAGATTGTCGACCCCTGCGACGACTCCCTGGGTGCGGTCAAAGGGCCCACCTGCAGTAAGGGGGGcaagtcctcctccccctttaGCGGTAtcctcaacagcaagaagCGTTTCCGCAACAGGGTCAAATTTGACTCGAAGCAGCCGGCCGAGTTCCGTGGTATCCAGAGGCAGATGGTCCAGCCGTTTATGGTGAAGGTACCTCAGGCTGGGTTCGGCGGTAGCAACAGGTCCGCGGCAAAGTTCTTTCCTGGCACCcgagaggggagggtgagcgTCGACAAGGCGAATATTCCACTTGCGGGGCTGATCGGGAAGGAGACTAAGCCGCCGGTGCCGTTTTCGATGGAGATTTTGGACGGGCAGAGGAGGTatcttgaggaggaggcggtgcctgaggatgatgatgatgaggaggaggaggaggagaacgaCGGACCGGCGCCGCCGACCTCTACTGTGGCTCCCACTCAGACCCAGACAACACCGACTTCTTCCCCGACGGTACCAACACCTACGGATGGAGCTGATTCTTCTTCTATCGCGCCAAAGCCTACGGAGGGGACTGAGACAATTGCTCCCGGCCCATCAAGCAGTCTTGAAACTAgcaccacatcaccaaaaccaacagaTGGTGCTGGCTCCAATCCAGGCAGGGAAGACGGCGTCTTCTATGTCACCGTGACTGTACCCACGAGCTTCGTGACAGTGACAGTTCCCAAGACGGCGACTGcatccaccgccaccgccacagCCACAGTCAGTCAGGAGGTGTAa
- the DYN2 gene encoding Dynein light chain (COG:Z; EggNog:ENOG503P45B): protein MAGDDTKPAAGNTSPVAREKLDAQIKSADMSEELQQEVIEVAQEAMAKYSVEKDIAQHIKRTFDERKGPTWHCIVGRHFGSFVTHETKHFIYFYLGHCAILLFKTQ from the exons ATGGCAGGAGACGACACCAAGCCCGCTGCTGGGAACACATCCCCTGTCGCGAGGGAGAAGCTTGATG CCCAGATCAAGAGTGCCGACATG TCCGAAGAATTACAACAGGAGGTCATTGAAGTCG CCCAGGAGGCCATGGCCAAGTACTCCGTTGAGAAG GATATCGCCCAGCACATCAAGAGAACA TTTGATGAAAGAAAGGGACCTACCTGGCACTGCATCGTAGGCCGCCACTTTGGCAGCTTCGTGACCCACG AAACCAAGCACTTCATCTACTTCTACCTCGGTCACtgcgccatcctcctcttcaagaCCCAGTAG